One window from the genome of Nicotiana tomentosiformis chromosome 5, ASM39032v3, whole genome shotgun sequence encodes:
- the LOC138892403 gene encoding uncharacterized protein has product MLRASVLDFKGRWDDGIQMASSEALYGKRCRSPIGWFEIGEAELISPYPMDQALEKDKIIKERLKIAQSHQNFYSDVHRRDLEFKEDDWVFLKVSPMKGVMRFGKKEKLSPRLELPPDMSLVHPVFHVSMLKKVVGDPSLITPVETIEVNEELTYEAIAFTILDRWLGPVIGETLEIFLEI; this is encoded by the exons atgttacgtgcttctgttcttgacttcaaaggtaggTGGGATGATGGCATTCAGATGGCATCGtctgaggcattatatggtaagagatgtagatctcccattgggtggtttgagattggggaagcagaattGATAAGTCCATACCCCATGGATCAGGCTTTGGAAAAAgataagatcattaaggagcggttgaaaattgctcagagtcatcaaaattTCTATTCGGATGTGCAtcgcagggatttggagttcaaagaagacgattgggtattcctgaaggtttcccctatgaagggtgtaatgcgatttggtaagaaagagaaattgagtccgag gctagaactacctccagatATGTCTTTGGTGCACCCggtgttccacgtgtccatgttgaagaaggtggttggagatccgtcgcttattactccggttgagaccattgaggttaatgaagaattgacttatgaagcaATTGCATTTACCATCCTTGATAg gtggttaggcccagttataggggagactctagaaatatttttggaaatttag